A stretch of Paenibacillus mucilaginosus 3016 DNA encodes these proteins:
- a CDS encoding GatB/YqeY domain-containing protein — MSLSDRLNDDMKLAMKSQDKFKLSVIRMVRSAIKNIEIDTRKTLDDQEVLDVLNREIKQRKDSLQEFEKAGRDDLAESLKAEVAILMDYMPQQLSDEEVKAIVQQTIQEVGASSKADMGKVMGALMPKVKGRADGKVVNNFVQQLLS; from the coding sequence ATGAGCTTAAGCGACAGATTAAATGACGACATGAAGCTTGCGATGAAGAGTCAAGACAAGTTTAAACTCTCCGTAATCCGTATGGTTCGTTCGGCGATCAAGAATATCGAGATCGATACGCGCAAAACCTTAGATGACCAAGAAGTGCTTGACGTTCTGAATCGCGAGATTAAACAGCGTAAAGATTCCCTCCAAGAATTCGAAAAAGCCGGCCGGGACGATCTGGCCGAAAGCCTGAAAGCAGAAGTCGCCATTCTCATGGACTACATGCCGCAACAGCTATCTGATGAGGAAGTAAAAGCCATTGTACAGCAGACCATCCAAGAAGTGGGAGCTTCTTCAAAAGCGGATATGGGTAAGGTCATGGGCGCACTGATGCCGAAGGTAAAAGGACGGGCTGACGGAAAAGTAGTTAACAACTTCGTTCAGCAGCTCTTGTCTTAA
- the rpsU gene encoding 30S ribosomal protein S21, with the protein MSETRVRKNETIDAALRRFKRSIAKDGVLAEVKKRKHYEKPSVKRKKKSEAARKRKF; encoded by the coding sequence GTGTCAGAAACTCGAGTTCGCAAGAACGAAACTATAGATGCTGCACTCCGCCGCTTTAAGCGTTCCATCGCTAAAGACGGCGTGTTGGCGGAGGTTAAGAAACGTAAGCACTACGAGAAGCCAAGCGTTAAGCGCAAGAAGAAGTCAGAGGCTGCTCGCAAGAGAAAGTTCTAG
- a CDS encoding histidine triad nucleotide-binding protein, whose product MDCIFCKIVEGTIPSKKVFENEQVVAFHDIQPAAPVHILIIPKKHMASMNDVQEGDWALLGEVQRAAQTIAREQGVAESGYRLVNNCGKDAGQVVFHLHYHLLGGENLGPLLA is encoded by the coding sequence GTGGATTGCATTTTTTGTAAAATCGTTGAAGGCACCATTCCTTCCAAGAAGGTGTTCGAGAACGAGCAGGTCGTCGCATTTCACGACATCCAGCCTGCAGCGCCAGTACATATTCTCATCATCCCCAAGAAGCACATGGCGTCGATGAACGACGTGCAGGAAGGGGATTGGGCTCTCCTGGGCGAAGTGCAGCGTGCGGCCCAGACGATCGCGAGAGAGCAGGGGGTAGCGGAATCGGGGTATCGTCTTGTCAACAACTGCGGGAAAGATGCCGGCCAGGTCGTGTTCCATCTGCACTATCACCTGCTCGGCGGAGAGAATTTAGGACCATTGTTGGCCTGA
- a CDS encoding FAD-dependent oxidoreductase: MNRFMRAATRKKRDYLMEVALQLFIEKGYEQVSVDDIIAATRTSKGTFYHYFKGKDEILREIPRKQTEIIEAWSARKPSEVQSLESHVNRLMLDLAEAASASPRLIRSWLALSLQNEGLKTAMEEWRRHLHESLQRWLPDYGRAHMLVTVYFGILIEWCAAEEEDGPPLPARMQEGLAWAWHGIRSRTGEGPVWTEPERKGEQVMRVAVIGGGLAGLTAAAYLSEHPGVEGILFERSPQLGGRAFTYEKAGFTLNYGAHAVYGIDRHSLSEMERELGMSFSSKQVDKRRVMYAKHGELTPAPLDFVNLMRTDLLNPMQKMRFVGEITAIIANIHTLRNYETLGDYLAQSDADEDVKELWEHLVCSNFFIAPEEARKVPGAVISEYYHNLFLSMRPVNYILGSWAVITNQLKQKIALGGRWDIAIQEGVDSIRYADRKFVLATKTREEAFDRVIFAMPVQQVVKLLKGTPWEPFLASYEDNTATEVMVYDIGLKHVVARPFSYISDMDNKLFISDVSATDHTLVPPGGQLLQGIAYLSDKFEDDAERKAYLDDKTKQMEALFDQYYPGWREATEVKRVSKKAMVASVKNIATNKLLPVRVENVPFYFCGDGCEGKGELAERAFSSARLAAKAILEDLPVATEQR; the protein is encoded by the coding sequence TTGAACCGTTTCATGCGCGCAGCGACGCGGAAGAAGCGAGACTATCTCATGGAAGTGGCCCTTCAGCTCTTCATCGAAAAAGGGTACGAACAGGTTTCCGTGGATGACATCATCGCGGCCACCCGTACCTCGAAGGGCACCTTTTATCATTACTTTAAAGGCAAAGATGAAATCTTAAGAGAAATTCCGCGCAAACAAACCGAGATTATCGAGGCCTGGTCCGCCCGCAAGCCGTCGGAGGTCCAGTCGCTCGAAAGCCATGTGAACCGGCTGATGCTCGATCTCGCGGAAGCCGCCAGCGCCTCCCCCCGGCTGATCCGCAGCTGGCTGGCCCTGTCCCTTCAGAACGAAGGGCTGAAGACCGCCATGGAGGAGTGGAGACGCCACCTGCACGAAAGTCTGCAGCGCTGGCTGCCGGATTACGGAAGAGCACACATGCTTGTCACCGTATATTTCGGCATACTGATCGAATGGTGCGCGGCTGAAGAAGAAGATGGACCGCCGCTGCCTGCCCGGATGCAGGAAGGGCTTGCCTGGGCATGGCACGGGATCCGCAGCCGCACGGGGGAAGGCCCCGTGTGGACAGAACCAGAGCGAAAGGGAGAACAAGTTATGAGAGTGGCCGTTATTGGTGGAGGGCTTGCGGGCTTGACCGCAGCCGCCTATTTGTCTGAACACCCCGGTGTGGAGGGAATTCTCTTCGAGCGCAGCCCGCAGCTGGGCGGAAGGGCCTTTACGTACGAGAAAGCGGGCTTCACGCTGAACTACGGCGCCCACGCCGTCTACGGCATCGACCGGCATTCCCTCAGCGAGATGGAGCGCGAGCTCGGCATGTCGTTCAGCTCCAAGCAGGTCGACAAGCGCAGAGTCATGTACGCCAAGCACGGCGAGCTTACGCCGGCTCCACTCGATTTTGTCAACCTGATGAGAACCGACCTGCTCAATCCGATGCAGAAGATGCGGTTCGTCGGAGAGATTACGGCCATTATCGCGAACATTCATACGCTGCGCAATTACGAAACGCTAGGTGACTATCTGGCCCAATCGGATGCCGACGAAGACGTCAAGGAGCTGTGGGAGCATCTCGTCTGCTCCAACTTCTTCATTGCACCGGAAGAAGCCCGCAAGGTGCCCGGCGCCGTCATCAGCGAATATTATCATAACCTGTTCCTGTCCATGCGCCCCGTGAACTATATCCTCGGCAGCTGGGCGGTCATCACGAACCAGCTCAAGCAGAAGATCGCGCTCGGCGGACGCTGGGACATTGCGATTCAGGAAGGCGTGGACAGCATCCGCTATGCGGACCGCAAGTTCGTGCTGGCGACCAAGACCCGCGAGGAAGCGTTCGACCGGGTGATCTTCGCGATGCCGGTCCAGCAGGTCGTCAAACTGCTGAAGGGTACGCCTTGGGAACCGTTCCTGGCCTCCTACGAGGACAATACGGCGACCGAAGTCATGGTCTACGATATCGGTCTGAAGCACGTGGTCGCCCGCCCGTTCAGCTACATCAGCGACATGGACAACAAGCTGTTCATCAGCGACGTATCCGCCACCGACCATACCCTCGTTCCTCCGGGCGGACAGCTGCTGCAGGGGATCGCATACCTCAGCGACAAGTTCGAAGACGACGCGGAGCGCAAGGCCTACCTCGACGACAAGACGAAGCAGATGGAAGCCCTCTTCGACCAGTATTACCCGGGCTGGCGCGAAGCGACGGAGGTCAAGCGCGTCTCGAAGAAAGCGATGGTGGCCTCGGTCAAGAACATCGCCACCAACAAGCTGCTGCCGGTCCGCGTTGAGAACGTGCCGTTCTACTTCTGCGGCGACGGCTGTGAAGGCAAGGGCGAGCTTGCGGAGCGCGCCTTCTCCAGTGCACGCCTGGCGGCGAAGGCGATTCTGGAAGATCTGCCGGTTGCAACGGAGCAGCGGTAG
- a CDS encoding stalk domain-containing protein yields the protein MPQMHSLPERPAAPVGRGGRPAFRIGKKKMGMAGLRLLLASAIAGTAIFGIGAPVQADAIWNRWQAADKAVAQGKPAEAVPHWTFLTDHYASIGDWQNAALFAGRLNQYFDKAGEYDQAIRYYELENQYWLKAGKDWGAVDLQRAEQIRTTVEAYIRIADEEVLMRQAQPPGGKLEKFEPAYGTYIGMYTERDPQMHNYFDRSEQFYNKKHALYLAYAPVNATFPKQYAVRAKQAGAALQIGWEPSGGLDSVTEETVRSWARGAKEAGVPIFLRYASEMNGPWVIWHGDPQKYIAKFRMVHDIMAEEAPNVAMVWSPGEVPMYSMDAYYPGDAYVDWVGVSTYNEPYENGDPAQGNMQATSPIERLDYLYKTYAHRKPLMISETAVSHYANIPKESFTDYGLLNLQRVYDILPAKYPRLKSITYFNVNLELTESKNNYLLRDNDAMMKLYSRLIAPDRFLTKVENAAVPADRTGYVPLSSETPFTQGTRIVPFVKIPEVYIGKVEYYLNGQLIDTQTAPPFAVELAAGGVPEGSVLKLAVYNRDGVKRAERSFGITSGVAVKVDGRELDFEQPPVIRDGSTLTPLRAIFESMGAEVTWDAATKTATAVKGGAKVSIAIGSAKAQRNGETFTLEVPAQLVNGYTMVPARFVSEAFGASVKWDGGTRTVDIRTAGAGGSVSVKPAADTKPVIAYEEAKRAAAPQPPAAQPSGEKQGWISWLKQQVARVAGLIGSLV from the coding sequence ATGCCACAGATGCATTCGCTGCCGGAGAGGCCGGCTGCGCCTGTCGGGCGCGGCGGCCGTCCGGCTTTTCGTATAGGGAAGAAGAAGATGGGCATGGCAGGGCTTCGGCTTCTGCTCGCATCGGCCATAGCGGGGACGGCGATTTTCGGAATCGGGGCGCCGGTACAGGCGGATGCGATCTGGAACCGCTGGCAGGCCGCCGATAAGGCGGTGGCCCAGGGGAAGCCGGCGGAGGCGGTTCCGCACTGGACCTTCCTGACGGATCACTATGCATCGATCGGCGACTGGCAGAATGCCGCGCTGTTTGCCGGCCGTCTCAACCAATACTTCGACAAGGCCGGCGAGTATGACCAGGCGATCCGCTACTATGAGCTGGAGAACCAGTACTGGCTCAAAGCGGGCAAAGACTGGGGCGCGGTGGACCTGCAGCGTGCGGAGCAGATCCGCACGACCGTAGAAGCCTATATCCGCATCGCGGATGAGGAAGTGCTGATGCGTCAGGCCCAGCCGCCGGGAGGCAAGCTGGAGAAATTCGAGCCGGCGTACGGCACGTATATCGGAATGTATACGGAGCGCGATCCGCAGATGCACAATTATTTTGACCGCTCCGAGCAGTTTTATAACAAGAAGCATGCACTCTATCTGGCCTATGCGCCGGTGAACGCGACCTTCCCGAAGCAGTATGCGGTCAGAGCCAAGCAGGCCGGTGCCGCACTGCAGATCGGGTGGGAGCCGTCGGGGGGGCTTGACTCCGTGACGGAAGAGACCGTGCGCTCCTGGGCGCGCGGAGCCAAGGAAGCGGGCGTACCGATTTTCCTGCGCTATGCCAGTGAGATGAACGGTCCGTGGGTAATCTGGCACGGAGATCCGCAGAAGTATATCGCGAAGTTCCGTATGGTGCATGACATCATGGCGGAGGAAGCGCCGAATGTCGCCATGGTGTGGAGTCCGGGCGAAGTGCCGATGTATTCGATGGATGCCTATTATCCGGGGGATGCGTATGTGGACTGGGTTGGGGTGAGCACCTACAACGAGCCGTATGAGAACGGCGATCCGGCCCAGGGCAATATGCAGGCGACTTCGCCGATCGAGCGACTGGATTATTTGTACAAAACGTACGCGCACCGCAAGCCGCTGATGATCAGCGAGACGGCGGTCTCCCACTATGCGAATATTCCGAAGGAATCGTTCACCGATTACGGGCTGCTGAACCTGCAGCGGGTGTATGACATTCTCCCGGCGAAGTATCCGCGGCTGAAGTCCATCACTTATTTTAACGTCAATCTTGAGCTGACCGAATCCAAAAACAACTACCTCCTTCGGGATAACGACGCGATGATGAAGCTCTACAGCCGGCTTATTGCACCGGACCGCTTCCTGACCAAAGTAGAGAACGCGGCCGTACCGGCGGACCGGACGGGCTACGTGCCTCTCTCTTCGGAGACGCCGTTCACGCAGGGAACCCGGATCGTTCCGTTCGTCAAAATCCCCGAAGTCTACATCGGGAAGGTGGAGTATTACCTGAACGGGCAGCTGATCGATACCCAGACGGCTCCGCCGTTTGCGGTCGAGCTTGCTGCGGGCGGCGTGCCGGAAGGTTCCGTACTGAAGCTGGCCGTGTACAACCGGGACGGAGTGAAGCGCGCTGAGCGCTCGTTCGGCATCACCTCCGGAGTAGCCGTGAAGGTGGACGGCCGGGAGCTCGACTTTGAGCAGCCGCCGGTGATCCGGGACGGCAGCACGCTGACGCCGCTCCGTGCGATCTTCGAATCCATGGGCGCCGAAGTGACGTGGGATGCGGCCACGAAGACGGCCACGGCGGTCAAAGGGGGAGCGAAGGTATCCATTGCGATCGGCAGCGCCAAGGCCCAGCGCAACGGAGAGACCTTTACCCTGGAGGTGCCGGCTCAGCTTGTCAACGGCTATACGATGGTACCGGCCCGCTTCGTCTCCGAAGCCTTCGGCGCATCCGTGAAGTGGGACGGCGGCACCCGTACGGTGGATATCCGGACAGCAGGGGCGGGCGGCTCCGTGTCCGTGAAGCCGGCGGCGGATACCAAGCCCGTCATCGCTTACGAGGAAGCGAAGAGAGCTGCCGCACCGCAGCCTCCCGCGGCTCAGCCATCCGGCGAAAAGCAGGGATGGATTTCCTGGCTGAAGCAGCAGGTAGCCCGCGTAGCCGGTCTGATCGGCAGCCTGGTATAG
- a CDS encoding SbcC/MukB-like Walker B domain-containing protein, which yields MTAAARQLMALQAAAEGLAALAESAALPEAAGLREAAAGTAPGAADDVPADPEAVRNGLQDAAEALTQLQKQTQELHGQLQQWTRESRETERLGQELAARTASAQGLLDSAEARLRELTAARATTGAGWEQRFPGIPVDGVTELAAQLQEKDRLAEDLRTRLDKSVTFLEEKGRRLEELQRQVAEAEKTAVRLSAEQDALQRQTEQGAARLQEWVGGEDVSRLVREVQGELQRLRSAAQEAADALQTASAAHQDAARTEAAARQGEASAAAAVQELETEWLQLSQQEGFSSRDEVEAALIGAGEQEQWAAEVEAHGKQEHQLTARAAEIDAELAGREVSEEAWQALSAELAACKQEDEACLQQRARAERDAEELQGKHRRWTELEEQRAACQEELTLLGKLQGVLRGNAFVEYLAEEQLMHVSRAASDRLGQLTRQKYAIEVDSGGGFVIRDDANGGVRRPVTTLSGGETFLTSLSLALALSTQIQLKGEHPLEFFFLDEGFGTLDGDLLDAVISALEKLHMDKLTVGVISHVPELRARLPRRLIVHPAEPGGQGSRVQLETM from the coding sequence ATGACGGCCGCCGCCCGGCAGCTGATGGCTCTACAGGCGGCGGCCGAAGGCCTGGCTGCCCTGGCGGAGAGCGCTGCGCTGCCGGAGGCCGCGGGGCTGCGCGAGGCTGCGGCCGGCACAGCGCCTGGCGCTGCCGATGATGTCCCGGCGGACCCGGAAGCCGTCCGCAATGGACTTCAGGACGCGGCTGAAGCGCTCACGCAGCTGCAGAAGCAAACGCAGGAGCTCCACGGTCAGCTGCAGCAGTGGACGCGGGAGAGCCGGGAGACGGAGCGTCTGGGGCAGGAGCTTGCGGCCCGGACGGCTTCGGCACAGGGCCTGCTGGACAGCGCGGAGGCGAGGCTGCGCGAGCTGACCGCAGCCCGGGCGACTACCGGAGCGGGCTGGGAGCAGCGGTTCCCCGGCATCCCCGTAGACGGGGTAACGGAGCTGGCGGCGCAGCTGCAGGAGAAGGACCGGCTGGCCGAGGATCTGCGCACCCGGCTGGATAAGAGCGTCACGTTCCTCGAAGAGAAGGGACGGCGGCTGGAGGAGCTTCAGCGGCAGGTGGCCGAAGCGGAGAAAACGGCAGTCCGGCTGTCGGCGGAGCAGGACGCGCTGCAGCGGCAGACCGAGCAGGGCGCAGCCCGGCTGCAGGAGTGGGTCGGCGGAGAGGACGTCAGCCGGCTAGTCCGCGAGGTGCAGGGAGAACTGCAGCGGCTGCGCTCCGCCGCTCAGGAGGCTGCTGATGCGCTCCAAACGGCTTCGGCGGCGCACCAGGATGCGGCGCGTACGGAAGCTGCCGCCCGGCAGGGGGAAGCCTCTGCCGCTGCGGCTGTGCAGGAGCTCGAGACGGAGTGGCTCCAGCTTTCGCAGCAGGAGGGCTTCTCGAGCCGGGACGAGGTCGAGGCGGCCCTGATCGGCGCCGGCGAGCAGGAGCAGTGGGCGGCCGAAGTGGAGGCCCACGGCAAGCAGGAGCATCAGCTGACGGCCCGCGCGGCGGAGATCGACGCCGAGCTTGCCGGGCGCGAGGTCAGCGAAGAAGCCTGGCAGGCGCTGTCGGCGGAGCTGGCGGCATGCAAGCAGGAGGACGAAGCCTGCCTGCAGCAGCGCGCCCGCGCGGAGCGGGATGCGGAGGAGCTGCAGGGCAAGCACCGCCGCTGGACCGAGCTGGAAGAGCAGCGTGCCGCCTGCCAGGAGGAGCTTACGCTGCTCGGCAAGCTCCAGGGCGTGCTCCGCGGCAACGCGTTCGTCGAGTACCTTGCGGAGGAGCAGCTGATGCACGTGTCGAGAGCGGCTTCAGACCGGCTTGGTCAGCTTACACGGCAGAAATATGCCATCGAGGTCGACTCCGGCGGCGGCTTCGTCATTCGCGACGACGCCAACGGCGGGGTCCGCCGGCCGGTCACCACGCTCTCGGGCGGGGAGACGTTCCTGACGTCGCTTTCGCTGGCGCTGGCGCTCTCCACCCAGATCCAGCTCAAAGGGGAGCATCCGCTCGAGTTCTTCTTCCTCGACGAAGGCTTCGGCACCCTGGACGGTGACCTGCTGGATGCGGTCATCTCGGCGCTCGAGAAGCTGCATATGGACAAGCTGACCGTCGGCGTCATCTCCCACGTTCCCGAGCTGCGCGCGCGTCTGCCGCGCCGGCTCATCGTCCATCCGGCGGAGCCGGGAGGGCAGGGCAGCCGGGTTCAGCTCGAAACCATGTAA
- a CDS encoding AAA family ATPase, with translation MRPIHLQIAGLQSYREAQEIDFTELTGAGVFGIFGPTGSGKSTLLDAMTLALYGKVERANGGTQAIMNQAEQSLSVSFTFELTSAEGPKRYRVDRQFKRGGDVSVLGSLTRLIHFRDGEAVVLADKAGEVNSRIQEILGLAMADFTRAVVLPQGKFAEFLTLAGKDRRAMLQRLFHLEPYGDRLSAKTSGRLKETDVKIRALQAEQQGLGDASKEALEAAEARLLEAREAARTVRERLADCERRTAELRAVRELQRERAALAARQAALAADAPRIAALAARLARAAQAERLRPLVRRQRAAEAHLAQQREAAQAAAAALGAAQQALAAAQQRQAAAQGALAAQEAPLAARLEQLRQAAELAAELAQGRERLAALAAEGARCGEALAALGAERTREAELREKALQRQAQLKAELKQAEVPSAYRTLLQEAVAEKRELGRLAKQLEEQTAELAKRQSEHEALERRRAELKERRALEAQRRSPAPSGWLRCAAKPCARSSGLLRRRPACPWRLRGCAGSSSRRSSACWPRSWRRTCMKARPARSAARWSTLRQRAGGQTEQGMRRLSRPGSSSSSRCARR, from the coding sequence ATGAGGCCGATACATTTGCAAATCGCGGGGCTGCAGAGCTACCGGGAAGCGCAGGAGATTGATTTCACGGAGCTGACGGGTGCGGGCGTGTTCGGGATTTTCGGACCGACAGGCAGCGGCAAATCGACGCTGCTCGATGCGATGACCCTTGCCTTATACGGCAAGGTCGAGCGGGCGAACGGCGGCACGCAGGCGATCATGAATCAGGCGGAGCAGTCGCTGTCCGTCTCGTTTACCTTTGAGCTGACGTCGGCCGAAGGGCCGAAGCGGTACCGGGTGGACCGCCAGTTCAAGCGGGGAGGAGACGTGTCGGTGCTCGGCTCCCTGACGCGCCTGATTCATTTCCGGGACGGCGAGGCGGTCGTGCTGGCCGACAAGGCCGGCGAAGTCAACAGCCGCATCCAGGAAATCCTCGGGCTGGCGATGGCGGACTTCACCCGGGCGGTCGTACTGCCGCAGGGCAAGTTCGCCGAGTTCCTGACGCTGGCCGGCAAGGACCGGCGGGCGATGCTCCAGCGGCTGTTCCACCTGGAGCCGTACGGCGACCGCCTCAGCGCGAAGACGAGCGGCCGTCTCAAGGAGACGGACGTGAAGATCCGCGCGCTCCAGGCGGAGCAGCAGGGCCTCGGCGACGCCTCGAAGGAGGCGCTGGAGGCGGCGGAAGCCCGCCTGCTCGAAGCCCGCGAGGCCGCCCGCACGGTCCGCGAGCGGCTCGCGGACTGCGAGCGACGCACGGCCGAGCTGCGCGCCGTGCGCGAGCTGCAGCGCGAGCGCGCTGCGCTGGCCGCGCGCCAGGCGGCGCTCGCCGCCGACGCGCCGCGCATCGCCGCGCTCGCCGCACGCCTCGCGCGCGCGGCGCAGGCCGAGCGGCTGCGCCCGCTCGTGCGCCGGCAGCGCGCCGCCGAGGCGCACCTTGCGCAGCAGCGCGAAGCCGCGCAGGCGGCTGCGGCGGCGCTCGGCGCGGCGCAGCAGGCGCTGGCCGCCGCGCAGCAGCGCCAGGCTGCGGCGCAGGGCGCGCTGGCCGCGCAGGAGGCGCCGCTGGCCGCGCGGCTCGAGCAGCTGCGCCAGGCGGCGGAGCTCGCGGCCGAGCTCGCGCAGGGGCGCGAGCGGCTGGCGGCGCTGGCCGCCGAGGGCGCCCGCTGCGGCGAAGCGCTGGCCGCGCTCGGGGCGGAGCGCACACGCGAGGCGGAGCTGCGTGAGAAGGCGCTGCAGCGCCAGGCGCAGCTCAAGGCCGAGCTGAAGCAGGCCGAGGTGCCGAGCGCCTACCGCACCCTCCTGCAGGAGGCGGTGGCGGAGAAGCGGGAGCTGGGCCGGCTGGCGAAGCAGCTCGAGGAGCAGACGGCCGAGCTCGCCAAGCGGCAGAGCGAGCACGAGGCGCTGGAGCGCAGGCGCGCGGAGCTGAAGGAGCGCCGGGCGCTGGAGGCGCAGCGGCGCTCCCCGGCGCCGAGCGGCTGGCTGCGCTGCGCGGCGAAGCCGTGCGCACGGAGCAGTGGCTTGCTGCGGCGGCGGCCCGCGTGCCCGTGGAGACTGCGCGGCTGCGCCGGGAGCAGCAGCAGGCGGAGCTCGGCGTGCTGGCCGCGCAGCTGGCGGCGCACCTGCATGAAGGCGAGGCCTGCCCGGTCTGCGGCGCGGTGGAGCACCCTGCGCCAGCGGGCCGGGGGGCAGACGGAGCAGGGCATGCGCAGGCTATCGAGGCCTGGGAGCAGCTCGAGTTCCCGCTGCGCGAGAAGATGA
- a CDS encoding exonuclease SbcCD subunit D: protein MRILHTADWHFGRTLEGRSRLPEQEAFVDELVELVRDQNIDLVLLAGDVYDSVNPPAAAESLFYDALSRLSDQGRRPVYVIAGNHDHPDRLAAAAPLADRLGVTLVGLPEARVHETHIARTGESAVIYMLPYPSESRLKELLSDEAEETVLRAAYSERVRHIAEEQAKRFRPDTVNLLMSHLYVLGGKETESERPIQVGGAYTVDTQSLSVGAQYVALGHLHRPQNIKAGSLMRYSGSPLAYSFSEAGQAKSVTVLDIRPGAEPQMEEMFLSSGRPLVHWKAKGGLSEVHQWLEEGKDPTAWIDLEVHLTETMSLEQIHKLRQTREGFIHIRPVYPEMEAVLQSEAVSATKAPMDELFRRFYERQTGGAQPEPELVKLFLELLAEEEDDAAV from the coding sequence ATGCGGATTTTACATACGGCCGATTGGCATTTTGGCCGTACCCTGGAAGGGCGGAGCCGGCTGCCGGAGCAGGAGGCGTTCGTCGACGAGCTGGTAGAGCTGGTGCGCGACCAGAACATCGACCTTGTGCTCCTGGCCGGCGACGTCTACGATTCCGTCAACCCTCCGGCAGCGGCCGAGAGCCTGTTCTACGACGCGCTCTCCCGCTTGTCCGATCAGGGGAGGCGGCCGGTGTATGTCATTGCCGGCAACCATGACCACCCGGACCGCCTGGCCGCGGCGGCCCCCTTGGCGGACCGCCTTGGCGTGACGCTGGTGGGCCTGCCGGAAGCGCGGGTCCATGAGACGCATATCGCCAGGACCGGCGAGTCGGCGGTGATCTACATGCTGCCTTACCCGTCGGAGTCCCGGCTCAAAGAGCTGCTCTCGGACGAAGCGGAGGAAACGGTGCTGCGAGCCGCTTATTCGGAGCGCGTGCGCCATATCGCCGAGGAACAGGCGAAGCGGTTCCGGCCGGACACGGTCAATCTGCTCATGAGCCATCTGTATGTGCTCGGGGGCAAGGAGACGGAGTCGGAGCGGCCGATTCAGGTCGGCGGCGCCTATACCGTCGATACCCAGTCGCTCTCGGTCGGTGCCCAATACGTGGCGCTCGGCCATCTTCACCGGCCGCAGAACATCAAGGCGGGGTCACTGATGCGCTACAGCGGCTCTCCGCTGGCCTACAGCTTCTCGGAAGCGGGTCAGGCCAAGTCGGTCACTGTACTCGACATCCGTCCGGGAGCCGAGCCGCAGATGGAGGAGATGTTCCTCTCGAGCGGCCGGCCGCTTGTCCATTGGAAAGCCAAGGGCGGACTCTCCGAAGTGCACCAGTGGCTGGAAGAGGGGAAGGACCCGACAGCGTGGATCGATCTCGAGGTCCATTTGACGGAGACGATGTCGCTGGAGCAGATCCATAAGCTGCGCCAGACCCGGGAAGGGTTCATTCATATCCGCCCTGTGTATCCGGAGATGGAGGCGGTTCTGCAGTCGGAGGCCGTCTCGGCCACCAAAGCGCCGATGGACGAGCTGTTCCGCCGCTTCTATGAGCGGCAGACGGGGGGAGCCCAGCCCGAGCCGGAGCTCGTGAAGCTCTTCCTGGAGCTGCTGGCGGAGGAAGAAGACGACGCAGCGGTGTAG